The proteins below come from a single Oryzias latipes chromosome 14, ASM223467v1 genomic window:
- the LOC101173163 gene encoding N-acetyllactosaminide beta-1,3-N-acetylglucosaminyltransferase 3-like: MFRFYNKVTQNKVATATVLAALVVVVYVGFFQNIPKRKLTFREVSVRKYETDTKPINTQHKYTYSWPKCQRNNTVTKIPDFNSLPSHIKDFLYYRHCRHFPMLLDLPDKCGGPEGSADVFLLLVIKSSPGNYDRRQVLRNTWAKERLQNGVWIRRLFISGTQDDGFEKTRLNRLLEFEQRRHNDILQWDFHDSFFNLTLKQILFLEWMERNCPHVHYLLNGDDDVFANTDNMVVFLQNFKRGGRKHLFTGHLIQYVGPVRETWSKYYVPVQVHEPESYPPYCGGGGFLLSGYTARIIYNMSHSITILPIDDVYMGMCLQKGGLRPESHPGVRTAGLYVIDKEADRYDPCYFREMLLVHRFLSVHMYVMWHSLQDPNLDCTNYYKGQ; the protein is encoded by the exons ATGTTCAG ATTTTACAACAAGGTGACGCAGAACAAAGTCGCCACAGCAACAGTGCTGGCGGCTCTTGTCGTGGTCGTTTATGTGGGTTTTTTCCAGAACAtaccaaaaagaaaattaacatttCGTGAAGTCAGTGTGAGGAAATATGAAACTGACACAAAGCCAATCAACACACAACACAAGTATACATACTCGTGGCCAAAATGCCAACGAAACAACACTGTTACCAAAATCCCTGACTTCAACTCTTTACCTAGTCACATTAAAGACTTTCTATACTATCGCCACTGTCGGCATTTTCCCATGCTGCTTGACCTTCCAGACAAATGTGGAGGACCTGAGGGTTCTGCTGATGTCTTCCTGCTCCTGGTCATCAAAAGCTCACCTGGGAACTACGACCGCAGACAGGTACTGCGTAACACCTGGGCCAAAGAGAGACTTCAGAACGGAGTGTGGATCCGGAGGCTCTTCATCTCAGGAACACAGGATGATGGTTTTGAGAAAACAAGACTAAATAGACTTTTGGAGTTTGAGCAACGCAGGCACAATGACATTCTCCAGTGGGACTTTCACGACTCCTTCTTCAACCTCACTTTGAAGCAGATCCTCTTCCTGGAATGGATGGAGAGAAACTGTCCTCATGTCCACTACCTGCTAAATGGTGACGATGATGTCTTTGCCAACACCGACAACATGGTTGTGTTTCTCCAAAACTTTaagagaggaggaagaaagcACCTTTTCACTGGTCATCTCATCCAGTATGTAGGACCAGTTCGAGAAACGTGGAGTAAATATTACGTTCCAGTGCAGGTTCACGAACCGGAGTCCTACCCTCCTTACTGCGGTGGTGGGGGATTCCTTCTGTCAGGATATACAGCTAGAATCATCTACAACATGTCACACTCCATCACAATTCTTCCCATTGATGATGTATATATGGGAATGTGCCTGCAGAAGGGAGGTCTTCGTCCTGAGTCCCATCCTGGTGTAAGAACAGCCGGACTGTACGTTATAGACAAGGAGGCTGATAGATATGATCCTTGCTACTTCAGGGAAATGCTTCTTGTCCACAGATTCCTGTCAGTCCACATGTATGTTATGTGGCACAGTTTGCAGGACCCCAATCTTGACTGCACGAACTATTACAAAggacaataa